The sequence below is a genomic window from Harmonia axyridis chromosome 1, icHarAxyr1.1, whole genome shotgun sequence.
GATCGTTAAACCTCCAATTATtcgtatttcataattttcaggcAGAAATTGTGTCCCAATTTTAAATATGTAGTACTGAGTGATAGAATGCCAAAACTAatagaaataataattgaatttaaGAATTCCCACGAAGAAGAATAAACAACATAAATTCACAAATGACAGAAGAAAGTCAATATAGAATGAttgttcatttttcttcgtTCAACTGTAACCCttttaagaagaatatttttcCTCGTGTTATTTATTGTTCCTGTTAATTATTTATCGAAATATGTGATTTCAATTCCCGAGCATATCACTTTTTAGAATTGCCTCAAAAAACTCCGAAGTATTAAATCTTATATGCATTGTGATAGAACTTTTAAGAATGTATATGTATGTAAATAAAATTTcggaaatcattttgaattttatttatattttagatTAAGGCATAGTTTGAATTCGAATCGAATCCAAAATACTATCAGAGGTGTTGGTCCAAAAAACTTAAacctttttgaataattcaaaagtgaTAAGTGCGAAAAAAAGTCATTCTTATGCTTGAAGGAATGGCAAGAAGCTCATTTCTTCGATGAAGTAATCAATAAACGTGCTTcgcaaacaaaatttttttatagcatatattataattgatttaccATATCTCAATGAatgattttctttcaaagtatAACCTTCTGACTGATTCTCTCACCATAATTTGAATTTATAGAATGTTCAGTGCTGAGAGAATGAACTTATTAAGGAAGAAGAGTTTCgaatgaatcaaaatatctGATCGAACTATTTACAAGTTCACATAGTTTAAATTAGAAAAGGAGTCAGAATGAATGCAACTATTGATATCTTTTTAAATTAAAAACTCCATGTAATCTTAAACTACCTCGAATAAAAAACAAGATCAATCGACCTTTTTAAGAATTTTATGCAGAATATTTCCTTTCATTCAAAGTTATAAACAAAATGAAAGTGAACAATTCCAAAAATGAGTTCAACAATAAATGATCCGAGCTGTTATTCGTCGTATAGTAAGTTTTTTTTATCCCATCGTAGAACATCCTATACCTATAgttattaattttcaaaaaacttcgATCGTTTTCTATTTCGAAGGTTAAATgataccaaaaaaaatattcaagataaAAGCCTcaatcattcaatattattttcgacAATAGTTTGTTTATTCAATAGGTATCTACGATATGATATGAATTTGCTCTTTGGCATTATGTCTCTGGAtatatttaaatgaattatcGCTAGTTGAAAAGGAAACAAATGAagtaaattcattaaaaaagttGACATTATATTTATTCATGATAAACTTACAAAATAAGTACAGGATTCCTGgaaatttatatataatatacagtCTTTTTTCCATTTCCATCATGATTTTGATATCAAATTGAATATGCAAGTATAAATAGGTTCTGAATATCATCAAGAGCTCAATTTCTCAATTAAATTTCGGGAATATCGTTTCCCTTAACATGACTTTTTCTGCATCTCCTTATTCTTGATCCACTCAAATTTGAGTCCATTTGCGTGTAGGTGCTCTATTATTGACGTTTCAGACAAAAGAACTCCAGGAGTTAATACTCCTTTCCTTTTAGGAAGTTTTTCTGGTTCTGTGAGCAACATAATTCCTGAGAGAACTAAACACAAACTAGTCAATTTATACCCTGTATTATTTCCTTTGATTCTAGCCACTAATTCAGTATCGGGGGCGTGTTTAGGTTGATCCTTTGCATCCTTCCATCCTTTACCTACTAAAATAAGAGAACACCAATTGTCATCCAACTTCTCTTCACAGGGTTCTTTGTCGGAGAAACAACCACCAGTGAACATAGATGGATTTTTTAGTAGCAAATTCCTTCCAAACTTTGTTTTGCTGAGAAGTAGCAAGAATCCACCAAAAATAATGAAGAGAATTATCTCCACGAAACTAGGGAATACAAAGTAAGATTCTATTTGTACTGGTCTTGCGTTCCTCTCTTTGTATCTATGCTGTTGAGTTCTTCGCATCACCGAAAGATCTGCCGTAGGAGACAGAATTGCCcaaccttcttcattttcaggCTTGAATGGGATCAACCTACGTCTCAATCTGGGTTTGAGAACTGGCCACTCTTCTTTTCTGAGCTTTCTCATCTGTTTGAGCTCGTTGCTGTTTCCAAGCAGATCGATCATAGAGTTCCAAGTTGACGTGTTGAAGTCTGGTCCAGGAATACCCCCTCTATCGCAACCATACTTTAAATATGTCTCTACAGAATTCACTAATCCTTTCATCTTCCTTTGGAGGAACACAATACCCATATCGTAAGCCAGAGAATCGTAACCGCATGAGTTGGACACATACACTCCTGCTTTTCTGGCTTGGTCATCGTATTCTAGTTGGATTTTCTCGATGAAATTGGGTTCAGCACTCACATCCAGGTAATGAGTCCCTAAATCTATACAAGTACGGATAACATTCTCACCGTGTTGAAGTAGAGGTCCACAGAAGTTCAACAATACTCTGGTATTTTTCACCACTTTTCTTATGGACTCAGGATCTTGCAAATCAGCTAAAAACACAGGTATTTTGGGTATTCTCTCATCTTTAGTTTTCTCGTGTAGTTTTTGCAGTACTTTTCggactttattttcatttcttccgGCGATGCCCCATTTGATCTGAAGTCCTCTCTTTGACGttaattcatggaaaaaattcaCCCCATATCTGCCAACAAGACCAGTTACTCCAAACAAGATAACATCTAATTTTCTTTCAGGCATTATGCTTTCAAACTCGGCAGTTTTTTATCTCTGACTGCCGCTGTTCTAGAATTGTGACCTTTATATATGTGTAGTAGAACTGATAGTAATTTTAGATATTACCGAAGAGAGATCGTGCAGAAATTCCTCTGATTCAAAATCCTTATTGAAGCGAAATATGTTTTCCAAATTCGATATGACTTTATCATCTTGGGTATGATCGAATTCCCAAGGTCAAAGTTTGATGTGTTACACAATAAGTAAATGTGATATACACACaacgtcaaaagtcttggcccccctatcaactctcaacttgttgaatgtaacttGATAGATTGTgtgaatcttcactatcttatcacttaaaaatgaaaacaataaaccagcaaaaaatgttttttgttcgggagaatacaggtgcattcgaagttaatcagttcTTAGaaaataacgagagttgtaatattaaGAATATTCCATGGAAAATTCCGGGACATCCAGTTTCTCAGATTGACCGGGCAAGAATAGTTGCCTTACATCAGGAAGCTTTGTCGAATCACCAGATTGCGAATCATTTGATTATTTCcgaaattttaattaatgattTGATTCTTGGGATGATTAGgtgtattgggcagttgattgaaaggaGAGGTgatataatcaaaaataaataatcgataaatttatatttttttctcatttttcctattttgtatCATCCTGCATAATAAAGagtaaaaaataaagattttctatcaaatatattgcagttgaaatagaggaaaatattcatctcatttccagaacatagattctttatttcttgagaaacctagggagGGCCAatacttttgacgatgtgtgtatttgAGTTTATCGGCTTAATGGAGCGTAAAGAGCGTTTATCATCaacgaaaaaaatcattgatttAGATCAATCACTCTTTGGGGTTTGAAATTAGGAGTTCAAGACCTCCTGAAAATCATATCATTAATTACGAATCTTGAGTAgcaaaatatgtaatttttcatcaaattctagaaattcgttcaaattgaaaaaaaacatacatTATTGACTAACTAGTTCTGAGACGAATAGAAATAACCTATATTTGAAGGGTACCTATATCTCTCCTTATAatcaagatacagagtgttttattgattttgtccatttcttcaattacccataattttcaaattacccTATATATTTCATGATATTACGTTTATTATATACAACAACGACTTCATAACAGACAACTAGATTTATGTTTCAGGTCCAGCCTaataaaaattgatgaataGATGAAGATACAGCCTAgaatttcttgaatttgataAGATATTCGAATAAAGGAGAAAAAACTGGGAAGCAAGGTATTTCTCGAACTTCCTCATGCGATCTAGTAGTAATAGGAAAAGTTCAGAAGTTAGAGTTAGGCGATGAAATCACTAGACTACTTTTCAGGTGAATATTGCGCAATCAAGGAATTTTATACAGATCTTATTTAGGGATGGAGCACAAATCACCtgattaataattttaaaaaatcataTGTCTGCGCCGAATAAAATACTTTTGCTTCAAAACAGGCCCATTTTCAATACAGGTTTTAATTTAATGTTTGTTATGATGTTTATAATAATGGATTTGTTGGTCCGTTACCCTTTTTAACTGGTGGagttcattttgattttcttcaaaatactTTACCTGTTTTGCTTGATGCAGCTGTTAATGTCAGAGGCATGTATTTTCAACACGATAGGGCTGTACTTCATTTCAAAGCTATTGTGACCAATTTCTTGaacgaaaattttctgaatcgtTGGATTGGTAGGAGTGGACCTCAGAATTAGTTTGCAAGGAGCCCCGACTTATTGAATcctattaattattttgtttcgGGTTATTCAAAATCAGAAGTTTACTCGAAACGAaaaaacgatagaatcaatcatcattgaaactTCGTGAAGGTATTTATGTTTACAATTATCTTACAAATGTTCTCTCAAACGTTTTTCGGATCACCAGTTAGTACAATTCAATCTTAATTCCCCTAACCTAGAACCTAATTCTAATTGCTTAAACATAGCTTAACCTAATTAACCTAAGTCAAAAAAGTTTACAATATCTACAGACGATTTACTCGAATTACTTATCGAGGAAATCGACATTATCACGTTCCTTGTTTCTTTTGGAATGTGGAAGATTGATTTGCTGATGACCCTTTTTTACGGAACATACCTGATTGTTAATCAgggttttttttcttatgacgTGAGAGACAACATTAAATGGGTACTAGTTGAAATAATCGACATGAAATTTTAGAAGAAAGGAGATATAGttttggaattgtatttctgCGAACGCCATCTGTTGacttcaaatcaatttttttataacgaaaataaatcgaaaattataTAGGCTGTAGATGGTTAACGTGTTGATGACAGACGACCGGCCGGACTAACTCATCAGTGAGTTGATTAGTTTAAGATACTTTCGACTCAAAATTTTAGAACTACAGAAATCTGTGCAAAAAAAATAGCCCGCTGTTTCCTTAGAACAAGTACCtacacaaaaattgaaaaaaatttcaataaaagtgGAAGATAATTATATAACTTGAAGAAAACAACTGTGAAAATGtagaaacaaatgaaataaaatctttaaaaatattcagaaaatataatggcacttaattgaattattaaatacaaaaatttttgaaaatcaggAAATAACTTCCGTATAATATAATGATCGCATTTCATTGAAGAAAAGAAGTACTCAATATTAGggaaataaatatgaatattaagAGGCGAAACGAACATAaagaacaacaacaacaaaaaataaatttaaaggttcaaaaaaaatatgaatgcaGGAATTATCTTACATTAGACACATATTAAATTCAGATAATAAAGAATagaattttccaataaaaattaaatccaaTAAAGGATTACTATTTTCTAAGGAACTGACATGAGTTattgcattttttttaataatcttGGAACGAATGATTATCACACTCAAAACAAACTGTAGCGACTAAGGAAATTGCAGAATGCAGAAAATTTGAAGGTTAGGTCGATAGCATAATAAGAATCgggaaataatttaataattattcaaagaaaatgaCAACGGACATCCCTCAAGGAAAAGTGTTAACCGTAGTTCGGGCTTTCGACCCTCATCAGGACGGTGAAAAAGTGTAAGGACGAACAACATTTGGAGGAAAACAAACAACAACATGAACCAGCCTCTTATTTGTGTTTTCCGTAGGCAGACCCAATGGGTAttcgggcaacaaccaactTCAACACGTAGacagctatagctacctgcgtgacatccaagtccaggaCTAACAAGTATGTGCAaaggataaataaataaataatataaataaataaattttattcaatccTTTCAGACACAAACATGGTGTatacagggcccccgcaaccgcgcgttcaacgcgtgcaccgcacgcgggcgcgactctgaaggggcgccaaaatttcttatagaccgcatgaaaaaccgaaagaccaaaggtctttgaaaaagttttttttttattttttcaacaattttcaacgTGCAAaaacatcttttacacatccaaacaagttcccgaacccgaacgtcgcaatccccataaaataacctcggccacagattgcaattatacgattcttttcgagtaaacaaatcataaataatcatccctttgtcggtacgggatttttttatggaccacctgcaccggacggcgggcaccatttcttcgatcttcactaaaacgcatatggtacacataaacaatcataaataccgaagcaatagcttttagccaggggaattactgaaactttcgccaccatctgtaggaaaaatactacaggttacagagaatttctgaaactaccaaaatctgcttgctatgctataacagcagaaacctatccaaagaatagttattttgtttcgaaacgtttaggggttgaggtcaagacgcaaaaaattaaaatactcagataattaaaaagatttgtattttgtgtaattgtggtttgttttactgtttcttgttgtgattcaattaaattttatgaaatggtaagtacctatccacatacagtattagcatttctattagtctataaaattcgatattttttttctgtttaaaatggtgcacatcctaaattagcccatgcctatatactataatattatttttatttgcttcaaatagggaagtattgtttgtaatcgtgaaaaaattgaatcgactttgatattttgaatttgttaccgggggccaccatcatattatacttaattttaatttttaatatgcaccctggatctgtattatttatttgatgttcgtagccgtttgacattctaaaaaaattatatttcacctttgccaaaaattaattattataacaggaacagggtatgtgcttccgatcggtcttaacttattattattattatctaatattaactccgtttaggtttaaaggctcggatttaaggtttaaattcataaaaatgaaaacatacgggttattctcaaagagatggcgcaaagtaaatcatgggtgaatgtccttaccaattttggatcaagtttttcttaaattctaggagccatacaagagaaaacgaccttctggtgcaaaatttcgaccgcaaaaaaaagctagacttcaacaaagggagaagatggctgggagtatgtTCTAATACTGAAACGATAGAGGGAGAAGAAATTACAGTTTCTAAAGCGGCGCCATCGCCATCTTCTGCAACATGTGAACCATCGATATCAACAAGTATTGAAAATCTAGCCTCTGTAGAGTCGGCCATCCTAACAACTACGACTACAAGCGACACTTTTGACGATTGTCACAGGAAAGATTATCTGGTTTGGCCATCTTagctatagagcaagagatactcgataaaattgattttgatgatataataaaagaattcgcagcagccaaatctagaaaaccATCCATTAAATTTTAtcctttaattgaatattttatttgttatttgtttattgtttggtttatatatttatgaatagattaaagaagaataaagctcaggttttgaaaactctgcagttccattacaaaattaatataaaatacggttttgatcgaatgcttgaataaaataatgaaaaattttaaaaatgtattatgcaacaactgacagcataaagttcttaaagcatccaataaaggttgctgatagtttttttaactcttctacaaataaattcctaacaaaaactgaaacattttttgccgattatcctgcgacgtttttctccacttcccccctttaaggggcgccaaaatattttcgccacgcgggcgttgatggcccttgcgggggccctgggtgtataggacaggtcaAGGGGATTATTCAAAATACTCTTTAGGATCCttaattcttcagcaatatttcgaGTGATGTAAAAGATGGACGTCATCAGATTCCATTACGCATATTTctacaatataatttttatttaacagACAGTTGATAACATATCAAATTCGATGTTTATATACTGTAATTGCAATGCTGCAATggttatttaaatattttcttcataataataacaatttgaTAATACACCTTGGCTACTCAGTTATGTTACTTCTATGTTTTTTGCACAGTAGGGTACGAAATGTTTTCAAGTAGTTAGTATTCCCTCGATACCAATTATTATTGAGAAgagaattaatttcaattgatagTCAAAATGCTATCATTCGCATAAATAGTACAAATCTTGTTATCTCACGGGTTCAAGGGAACTTCCAACCTTAGAGGCCTATATAATAAGAATTCGAAGCTGAGAAAAATCCTTTTTTGAGTTCCGTAATTAGGATATATCGGTTCTCTCTGACCTTGTATTAAAAATGAGTGAAAAACTAGATTTGATTTTGTTTGGTGTTACCGGTCTTGTTGGTCGATATGGTGTCCGCTATCTATATAACTTATGCAAAGAGAAGAACTTAACATGGGGAGTTGCCGGAAGAAGCGAATACAAAATAAAGAAAGTCTTGGAAAAACTAGAGGATGAAACCGAAGACAAATCTGTGGTGAAAATACCAATTATTCTCGCTGATATGAGCGATGAGCAGTCCATAAAGCAAATGACTTCAAGATGTAAAGTCTTAATACAATCCTGTGGACCGTTAAGAAAAATGAGAGAGGTCGTCTTGAAAGCCTGCATACAATCCAGAACTCACTACGTTGATGTGACTGCTGAAGAGAAATACATCGACAAAATCCAAATTAAATACCATGAAGAAGCCAAGAAAGCCGGAATATACGTTGTGTGTGCTTGCGGCATTGACAGTGTAACCTACGACCTTGGCTTATTACACatacagaaaaaattcaaaggaaCAGTGAACTCCGTTGAGACCTACATGAAAACGGACAGGAACAACCCTAACATACCTGAGCCGAGCTGCAGTGTGTCCACCTGGAACTCTTTAATCGATCTTTTGGTGAACAAACACGAACTCAAAGCTTTGCAagcaaaaatattcaacaaaaatatgcCCAAATTGAAACCAACTCTTGTGACTAAATACTGTCCATTCAAACCTTACGTTGAAGATGGCTGGTCAATTCTTTCAACTGGTTCAGACAGGTCAGTGATGATGAGAACCCAACAGTATTTGTATGAAGAAAAGAACCTTCGCCCAGTCCAAATACAAACCTATTTCATGTTGAAGGCTCTTTATTATTTGATATTCTATATGATATTTGGCCTCATGTTCCTCATATTCTTACCTTTCAAGGCAGGAAGAAAGCTTTTACTAAGGTACCCAGCATTTTTCAGTGCTGGCGTCTTTAGTAGCAGAGAACCTTCCGAAGAAATGTGTGAGAATTCTAACTTCAGACTTACCTTCGTAGCCAAAGGATGGAAAAATAAAACTGTGGGACCTGATGAGAAAATCAATGAGAAACCCAATCATGGTATGATATTCCAAGTTAAGGGAAACAATCCGAGATATGGATCTACTGCCCTCTGTTTGATTATGTCAGGAATATTATTGTCAACACAGTCAGACAAATTACCAAGTAAACCTGGTGTTTACACCCCAGGTATAGCTTTTGGAGAAACCACTATTGTACAGGATCTTCACAAGCGTGGATTAACTTTTGATATCCTCACCGAATATACCATTACCTCATAAGATATTCCTatttatttctcatttttcatCTATTGTAATAAACTATAATAAGTAACCTATATATTTCCTCTATATATCAATACAAACATGTCTGTCAACTTTTCTGAACATAAGGTTTAGTCTGGATCTTTATATTGAAGGTAAGTGACGtttcatttaatgaaaaatggatgaaaacgcGTTTCGATAAAATTGTGCagcaaagcaatggcttgataagtgttattcagactctacTTCATCGACAACAACGCTTAAAAAGATTGTCTGCAAActgtttcaataatttcagtAAGATTGCAAAGAGGTGCAGTTCGATTTCTAATATCTAATTTCTTAATTTGCGTGGCATTTTTTGTTTCTAAGATATTGAGAGCAATAgtcagtttttaagaaaaaatttttactCTCCATATCTCAGAATACAAAGTATTTGCGAACAAAATATATATGGCAAAAtataatctttttttcttgCAGAACACTGAAGTTTGTGGCACTTAATCACTAAAACCCTGTATAGAAAAAGAAATCTTTTTTCTGTATTGTATCGTTTCAGTAACtcgcttatatttattttgCCTTGATGTCTCAACACTGATTCAAAAATCTagaatttattttgtttgatgTTACCGGTCTAGCACAGGACCGGTTCCAGGAGACATTACTTTGTTAGTGGCTTAGTTACTGTTTTTCTTCAATGGTGATCAATAGGTATATCAATCTGAATACATTCTCAATAGAGA
It includes:
- the LOC123673909 gene encoding saccharopine dehydrogenase-like oxidoreductase is translated as MPERKLDVILFGVTGLVGRYGVNFFHELTSKRGLQIKWGIAGRNENKVRKVLQKLHEKTKDERIPKIPVFLADLQDPESIRKVVKNTRVLLNFCGPLLQHGENVIRTCIDLGTHYLDVSAEPNFIEKIQLEYDDQARKAGVYVSNSCGYDSLAYDMGIVFLQRKMKGLVNSVETYLKYGCDRGGIPGPDFNTSTWNSMIDLLGNSNELKQMRKLRKEEWPVLKPRLRRRLIPFKPENEEGWAILSPTADLSVMRRTQQHRYKERNARPVQIESYFVFPSFVEIILFIIFGGFLLLLSKTKFGRNLLLKNPSMFTGGCFSDKEPCEEKLDDNWCSLILVGKGWKDAKDQPKHAPDTELVARIKGNNTGYKLTSLCLVLSGIMLLTEPEKLPKRKGVLTPGVLLSETSIIEHLHANGLKFEWIKNKEMQKKSC
- the LOC123673917 gene encoding saccharopine dehydrogenase-like oxidoreductase: MSEKLDLILFGVTGLVGRYGVRYLYNLCKEKNLTWGVAGRSEYKIKKVLEKLEDETEDKSVVKIPIILADMSDEQSIKQMTSRCKVLIQSCGPLRKMREVVLKACIQSRTHYVDVTAEEKYIDKIQIKYHEEAKKAGIYVVCACGIDSVTYDLGLLHIQKKFKGTVNSVETYMKTDRNNPNIPEPSCSVSTWNSLIDLLVNKHELKALQAKIFNKNMPKLKPTLVTKYCPFKPYVEDGWSILSTGSDRSVMMRTQQYLYEEKNLRPVQIQTYFMLKALYYLIFYMIFGLMFLIFLPFKAGRKLLLRYPAFFSAGVFSSREPSEEMCENSNFRLTFVAKGWKNKTVGPDEKINEKPNHGMIFQVKGNNPRYGSTALCLIMSGILLSTQSDKLPSKPGVYTPGIAFGETTIVQDLHKRGLTFDILTEYTITS